The Candidatus Eisenbacteria bacterium genome window below encodes:
- a CDS encoding ABC transporter permease yields the protein AAHVGRAAGRAAAGVSGTPGSRAAPERMRAADILGMAVESLRLHRLRVGLSLLAVGIGATAVVLLTSLGEGAKRYVVEQFASLGTNLVVVLPGRTETSGMGPASFGGATRDLTLDDVEAIRRRAPAVRDVAPFSLGAAEAEYEERTRSVYVVGTTAAYQRLRDLVLAQGSFLPEGDPRRGEAVVVLGSKLKRELFQNERAVGEYVRLAQARFRVIGVLEAKGQSLGVDFDEVALVPVSSGMRLFDQSSLYRIMVQAADEASIPVVVRQVREVLRDRHRAEDFTIVTQDAMLGSFRNIIQALTLALAAIAAVSLAVAGIGIMNVMLVSVSERVHEVGLIKALGGRRREIASLFLVEAILLSGLGAVLGLAAGFLILRVAAAVWTFLPLTPSPLWAGIVLGFSILIGAVFGLIPARRAARLPAAESLRGTR from the coding sequence GGGCGGCTCACGTCGGACGCGCCGCCGGGCGCGCCGCGGCCGGCGTCTCCGGCACCCCAGGCTCCCGCGCCGCGCCCGAACGCATGAGAGCCGCCGACATCCTCGGCATGGCGGTCGAGTCGCTCCGCCTCCACCGGCTCCGGGTGGGGCTGAGCCTCCTGGCCGTCGGAATCGGAGCGACCGCGGTCGTGCTCCTGACCTCGCTCGGAGAGGGCGCGAAGCGCTACGTCGTGGAGCAGTTCGCGTCCCTGGGCACGAATCTCGTGGTGGTGCTGCCCGGCCGCACGGAGACGAGCGGCATGGGACCCGCGTCCTTCGGCGGCGCCACGCGAGACCTGACGCTCGACGACGTGGAGGCGATCCGGCGCCGCGCGCCGGCGGTGCGCGACGTCGCTCCCTTCTCGCTCGGAGCCGCCGAGGCGGAGTACGAGGAGCGGACGCGGAGCGTGTACGTGGTCGGGACCACCGCGGCCTACCAGCGCCTTCGCGATCTCGTCCTCGCGCAGGGCTCGTTCCTCCCCGAGGGGGACCCGAGGCGAGGCGAGGCGGTGGTCGTGCTCGGCTCCAAGCTGAAGCGCGAGCTCTTCCAGAACGAGCGCGCCGTGGGCGAGTACGTGCGCCTCGCGCAGGCGCGCTTCCGGGTCATCGGCGTGCTCGAGGCCAAGGGGCAGTCCCTCGGCGTGGACTTCGACGAGGTCGCGCTCGTTCCGGTCTCGAGCGGGATGCGGCTCTTCGACCAGTCGAGCCTCTACCGGATCATGGTGCAGGCCGCGGACGAGGCGTCCATTCCGGTCGTGGTGCGCCAGGTCCGCGAGGTGCTCCGCGACCGCCACCGCGCCGAGGACTTCACGATCGTCACGCAGGACGCGATGCTCGGGAGCTTCCGGAACATCATCCAGGCGCTCACGCTGGCCCTCGCCGCGATCGCCGCGGTCTCGCTCGCGGTCGCGGGGATCGGGATCATGAACGTCATGCTCGTCTCCGTCTCGGAGCGCGTGCACGAGGTGGGGCTCATCAAGGCGCTCGGGGGCCGCCGGCGCGAGATCGCGTCGCTCTTCCTGGTGGAGGCGATCCTCCTCTCGGGCCTGGGAGCGGTGCTCGGCCTCGCGGCCGGGTTCCTGATCCTCCGGGTCGCCGCGGCGGTCTGGACGTTCCTCCCGCTCACGCCGAGCCCCCTGTGGGCCGGCATCGTGCTGGGGTTCTCGATCCTCATCGGCGCCGTGTTCGGACTCATCCCCGCGCGGCGCGCGGCGCGGCTCCCGGCGGCGGAGTCC